From the Vibrio vulnificus CMCP6 genome, one window contains:
- a CDS encoding DNA/RNA non-specific endonuclease, translating into MFYAMGSGNYASAVKTASPTYQLHAIAPDEYKGAALEAIHLALDGAGMAPGIGIVADLINAGLYALRGDFLNSGLSLLSGLPIVGQGVTAAKYGNKALNVATETVAKGGDSLTSVAKQLDAPKGSELPGATSHTIELDQGSKGGWNKALNGKLEANATYKVGSYSYKTDELGRVKSVSGKLELNKVDRNTYQQSKAGKTDGIKDGLVDDEGGHLIASIFKGPGEQINYAAMNGNLNKGAWKRMENKWAEALSGNPPKEVKVEINSIFKGESKRPTAFEIIYEIDGKKVKRFLRNMPNGK; encoded by the coding sequence ATGTTTTACGCGATGGGCTCAGGCAATTACGCCAGTGCGGTGAAAACAGCCAGCCCGACTTATCAGTTACATGCCATAGCGCCAGATGAATACAAAGGTGCTGCACTTGAGGCAATACACTTGGCGCTTGATGGTGCCGGTATGGCTCCTGGAATTGGCATTGTAGCGGATTTAATTAATGCGGGGCTGTATGCGCTGCGCGGCGACTTTTTGAATAGTGGCTTGTCTTTATTGTCTGGCTTGCCAATCGTTGGGCAGGGAGTGACAGCAGCAAAATATGGCAATAAAGCACTAAATGTAGCTACGGAGACAGTAGCAAAGGGAGGTGATAGCCTAACATCAGTTGCCAAACAACTGGACGCACCGAAAGGGAGTGAGTTGCCGGGGGCAACTTCGCATACAATTGAATTAGATCAAGGAAGCAAAGGTGGATGGAACAAGGCTCTCAATGGCAAACTTGAAGCAAACGCAACGTATAAAGTGGGCTCTTACTCATATAAAACGGATGAACTTGGCAGAGTGAAATCCGTTTCTGGTAAACTCGAACTCAACAAAGTAGATAGAAACACTTATCAGCAAAGCAAAGCTGGGAAAACAGATGGTATTAAGGATGGCCTAGTTGATGATGAAGGCGGTCACCTTATCGCATCAATCTTTAAAGGTCCTGGTGAGCAAATAAACTATGCAGCGATGAATGGCAACTTAAACAAAGGTGCTTGGAAACGGATGGAAAATAAATGGGCGGAAGCACTTAGTGGAAACCCACCTAAAGAAGTTAAAGTTGAGATAAACTCGATTTTTAAAGGCGAAAGCAAAAGGCCCACTGCATTTGAAATAATATATGAAATTGATGGTAAAAAAGTGAAGCGTTTTTTAAGGAATATGCCCAATGGAAAATAG
- a CDS encoding endonuclease/exonuclease/phosphatase family protein, translating to MKHSKTTLAFLISTALIGGCSNDTDYIDVHPKEVKIATFNLSFDRNTFKDLVDEMQVAPEQQHLLVTSYLDGSIAEQDKVRAEKVIQIRNVAAIIQKNRPDVLLMAEYNNDGTGENKAALVGFQNNYLSVAQSNDGAGGNANLEPIEYPYAESYSTNTGLVSPFDLDNNGTAGQLPGDAWGFGFYHGQYAFALMSKYKIDTENTRTFQTFKWKDMEGAQIPTITICDGSQKIPDGMQCGDAWYTTEEWQEVRLSSKNHVDAPIIIPTEKGDEVVHLLMSHPTPPVFDPGKNKAQNGAEVQFWHHYIQGKAYFYDDSGKTGGLATGAKFVMMGDQNLDPLAGDGFSDIMQALHNDPLVNQNVMNGNLYPTSYGAAEHAVDSKSTHPIPNRITSTFGLGVDYVLPSANLNVVNSGVYWAASYEEGRKLFNDPRIGKFGNGKDVSSDHRMIWIQAQF from the coding sequence ATGAAACACTCTAAAACGACCCTCGCTTTCCTCATTAGCACTGCATTAATTGGAGGCTGTAGCAACGATACCGATTACATTGATGTGCATCCTAAAGAGGTAAAAATTGCCACTTTTAATCTCTCGTTTGATAGAAACACCTTTAAAGATCTCGTGGATGAAATGCAAGTAGCGCCAGAACAGCAACATCTGTTAGTCACATCCTACTTAGATGGCAGCATCGCAGAACAAGATAAAGTGAGAGCAGAAAAAGTCATCCAAATCCGAAATGTTGCTGCAATCATCCAAAAAAATCGACCTGATGTATTGCTAATGGCTGAATACAACAACGATGGCACTGGTGAAAATAAAGCAGCACTTGTGGGCTTTCAAAACAACTATCTTTCTGTGGCCCAAAGCAACGATGGCGCTGGTGGTAACGCAAATTTAGAGCCGATTGAATATCCCTATGCCGAATCGTACTCAACGAATACTGGCTTAGTCAGCCCCTTCGACCTAGACAATAATGGTACTGCTGGCCAACTTCCCGGCGACGCATGGGGCTTTGGCTTCTATCATGGCCAATACGCCTTTGCCTTAATGTCGAAGTACAAAATTGATACAGAAAATACAAGAACATTCCAAACGTTTAAGTGGAAAGATATGGAAGGCGCTCAGATACCAACGATTACCATTTGCGACGGTTCTCAAAAAATTCCAGATGGCATGCAATGTGGTGATGCTTGGTACACGACAGAAGAGTGGCAAGAAGTCCGTCTGTCATCGAAAAACCACGTTGATGCTCCAATCATCATTCCAACCGAAAAAGGGGATGAAGTGGTTCACCTACTAATGTCTCACCCGACGCCACCTGTGTTTGACCCAGGCAAGAACAAGGCACAAAATGGTGCCGAAGTGCAGTTCTGGCATCACTATATCCAAGGCAAAGCATACTTCTACGACGATTCTGGGAAAACAGGCGGTCTCGCAACAGGCGCTAAATTCGTCATGATGGGAGATCAAAACCTTGATCCCTTAGCCGGCGATGGATTTAGCGACATTATGCAGGCATTACATAATGATCCATTAGTGAACCAGAATGTCATGAACGGTAACCTATACCCAACTAGCTATGGCGCTGCAGAACATGCGGTTGATAGTAAATCCACCCACCCTATTCCAAACCGCATCACATCAACTTTTGGTCTTGGCGTTGACTATGTTCTACCATCTGCCAACTTGAATGTGGTCAATTCAGGAGTGTACTGGGCGGCATCATACGAAGAGGGTCGCAAGCTGTTTAATGACCCGAGAATTGGCAAATTTGGCAATGGTAAAGACGTCTCTTCAGACCACCGAATGATTTGGATTCAAGCTCAGTTCTAA
- a CDS encoding immunity protein YezG family protein: protein MENSVENLYLTIAQSIVNSIDDDWSISIIRAELTEGSIEFQSEYIPTLSPEQPKYFDVPFEIFEAFEELHAVTSGTDNNWNRATFSLDPSGSFNIDFEWDQALADEIESLNNE from the coding sequence ATGGAAAATAGCGTAGAAAATTTGTACTTAACCATAGCTCAATCAATTGTCAATTCTATAGATGATGATTGGTCAATCTCAATAATTCGAGCAGAACTTACAGAGGGTTCTATCGAATTTCAAAGTGAATACATTCCAACCTTATCACCTGAACAGCCAAAATATTTCGATGTTCCTTTTGAAATATTTGAAGCATTTGAAGAGCTTCATGCAGTAACAAGTGGAACTGATAACAATTGGAACAGAGCTACATTTAGCCTCGACCCCTCAGGAAGTTTCAATATTGACTTCGAGTGGGATCAAGCCCTTGCTGATGAAATCGAAAGCTTGAACAACGAATAA
- a CDS encoding M48 family metallopeptidase → MDFFQHQDVARQRTGLLVFLFIFAVLTITALVSTLSIAIYLGVTETPFDPHTAVSYSLICFAGVAFVIAMSSLIRLSDLKSNGGRGVAESMGGKLISTDTTSSKHRQLLNVVEEMAIAAGVPVPPVYLMEHERGINAFAAGMNIDDAVIGITQGALDSFSRDELQGVIAHEFSHILNGDMRLNTRLIGILFGITCIAHFGHLVLDNMPRSSRVSRSSSDSDKGFTIIFMIALVCLVLGWLGTLFGSMIKAAISRQREFLADASAVQFTRNDQGIAGALKKIGGYSYGSTLDARSTSEFSHMMFGQAQLSGLSGFFATHPPLEERIRRIEPQWDGSFKRASSQQAPAFDSQMSSGFSSQQHSQYVEEVPSSDQLSEIGQQLIGQLPQPLIDIAREPYSARFIAFALIHDGSDRQREMIKCHVPPASQPQLLPWLDHDIPAHLRLPLLELSIPALKALSEGQRARFCQVLRDLALADDHYSLAEWCVVNLLEKQLLTSFGKAPQRKSIKQLQESVVWLLRELAWVCHTDPVSAQSAYNQSLALLGLASHPLEPAHHNWKLSRAALELLLQLKIADRKTFVKACRLAIESDGQISVAEGELYRVIACFLEVPVPPLTMSS, encoded by the coding sequence ATGGATTTCTTTCAGCATCAAGATGTCGCTCGGCAGCGCACTGGGCTGTTGGTTTTTCTGTTTATCTTTGCCGTGCTCACCATCACTGCTTTGGTGAGTACTCTGTCGATCGCGATCTATTTGGGGGTAACAGAAACCCCTTTCGATCCGCACACTGCGGTAAGCTACAGTCTCATTTGCTTTGCCGGTGTCGCTTTTGTCATCGCTATGAGCTCCTTAATTCGCCTCTCAGATCTCAAATCCAATGGGGGGCGTGGTGTCGCCGAGAGTATGGGCGGGAAACTCATTTCTACCGACACCACGAGTAGCAAACATCGTCAACTTTTGAACGTCGTTGAAGAGATGGCGATTGCCGCAGGTGTTCCTGTGCCACCGGTTTATTTGATGGAACACGAACGGGGAATCAATGCCTTCGCTGCTGGAATGAACATTGATGACGCCGTAATTGGTATCACTCAGGGTGCACTAGACAGCTTTAGCCGAGATGAACTGCAAGGGGTCATCGCTCATGAGTTTAGTCATATATTAAACGGTGACATGCGCCTGAATACACGTCTAATCGGCATATTGTTTGGCATCACTTGTATCGCGCACTTTGGTCATCTGGTTCTCGACAACATGCCTCGCTCAAGCCGGGTATCACGTAGTTCATCCGATTCAGACAAAGGCTTTACCATCATTTTTATGATTGCACTGGTCTGCTTGGTTTTAGGTTGGCTTGGCACTCTGTTTGGCTCAATGATCAAAGCGGCGATTTCAAGGCAACGTGAGTTTCTTGCAGATGCCAGTGCCGTGCAATTCACTCGTAATGATCAAGGGATCGCTGGTGCACTAAAAAAAATTGGCGGCTATTCGTATGGCTCAACACTCGATGCTCGTTCCACGAGTGAATTTAGCCATATGATGTTTGGGCAAGCCCAACTTTCTGGACTGTCGGGATTTTTTGCAACTCACCCACCTCTAGAAGAAAGAATTCGACGTATTGAACCTCAGTGGGACGGCAGTTTTAAAAGGGCATCATCGCAACAGGCCCCAGCCTTTGACAGCCAAATGTCGAGTGGATTTTCGTCTCAACAACATTCGCAATACGTAGAAGAAGTGCCATCTTCTGATCAACTCAGCGAAATTGGTCAACAACTCATTGGTCAATTGCCCCAACCGTTGATCGACATTGCTCGTGAACCCTACAGCGCACGTTTTATTGCCTTCGCTTTAATTCATGATGGAAGTGACCGTCAAAGAGAGATGATAAAATGCCATGTACCGCCAGCCTCTCAGCCTCAACTGCTCCCTTGGTTGGATCATGACATTCCAGCTCATTTGCGCTTACCGCTTCTTGAGCTTTCAATTCCTGCCCTGAAAGCGCTCAGTGAAGGACAAAGAGCGCGATTCTGCCAAGTATTGCGTGACCTTGCCCTCGCGGATGATCACTACTCACTCGCAGAGTGGTGCGTCGTCAATTTGTTGGAGAAGCAGCTCCTAACCTCCTTTGGTAAAGCGCCTCAACGTAAATCAATTAAGCAACTCCAAGAGAGTGTGGTGTGGCTGCTTAGAGAATTAGCGTGGGTGTGCCACACCGATCCAGTGAGTGCGCAAAGCGCTTATAATCAATCACTTGCACTATTAGGGCTAGCATCGCACCCTCTTGAACCCGCCCATCATAACTGGAAGTTAAGCCGTGCTGCGTTGGAGTTACTCTTGCAACTCAAGATTGCAGATAGAAAAACGTTTGTTAAGGCATGCCGGTTAGCCATTGAGTCCGACGGTCAAATTAGCGTCGCTGAAGGCGAGTTATATCGAGTGATTGCGTGCTTTCTTGAAGTTCCGGTCCCACCGTTAACCATGTCATCTTAG